Below is a genomic region from Listeria swaminathanii.
GTTTTAGCAACCGCAACAGAAGCAAGAACATTTTCTAAATTATGCTCTCCGGGAAGCAAGATATTATCACGTGCGCCGATAATTTCATCGTTGAACATAATATTCCCATTTTGCACATAGCTTCCTTGACCAAGACGTTGTGTCGTTGAAAATGGAATAACTTGCGCTTTTGTTTGTTTGGTTAGGTTTTTCAGCTCTTCTTGATCCCAGTTAATTACTAAGAAATCATCGGCTGTTTGATTTTTTTGGATGTGCCATTTTGCTTGAACGTATTCGCTACGGTCTGTATGGTAGTCTAAATGTGCCTCATAAATATTCGTAATAACGGAAATATGTGGTTTAAACGTTTCTACGCCCATTAATTGGAACGAAGATAGTTCCATCGAAATATATTGATCACTTGTTGCATTTTCAGCAACAGCGGATGCTGGAAAACCAATGTTCCCTGCTAGTAAAGAACTATTTTCTTTATGTGCATTTAACATATGGTGAATAATCGTTGTTGTCGTTGTTTTACCATTTGTTCCTGTGATTCCAACAATCGGTGCCTCAGAAATTTGGTAAGCTAATTCCACTTCTGTGATGACTGGAATTTTCAGTTTTAATGCTTTTTCAATCATTGGGTTGTTGTATGGAATTCCGGGGTTTTTTACTACAAGCTCAAACCCTTCGTCCAAAAGTTCAATCGGGTGCGAACCGCAAATGACTTTAATTCCTTGTTCAAGCAAGCCTTGTGCTTCCGGATTCTCGCTAAAAGGTTTTTGATCGTTAACTGTAACAAACGCTCCTAGTTTATGCATAATTGTCGCTGCGCTAACACCACTTCTTGCAAGACCCAAAACAAGTACTTTTTTGTGATGGTACATTTCAATTTTTTTCATTTCCTTTGGTTCCCCCATTTATATCAAAATTGGCGGTCGCATTTATGAGATTCACAAAAACGACTGAAAGCGCCAACCAGATTCTGTAAAAAAACAGCTAACTAGAGACGCTTTTGCCGCAAAAAAATTACGGCGCATTATTTAAAAGATGACTACACAGACAGAAATAATTGCTCCGATTAATCCGATTCCCCAGAACGTTAAAACAACACGCCATTCGGACCAGCCGCCAAGTTCAAAGTGATGATGAATTGGTGTCATACGGAAGATTCGTTTCCCTCCAGTTGCCTTAAAGTAAAACACTTGCAAAATAACAGATGCTGTTTCAATAACGAAAATAATTCCGATTAAAAGTAACAGCCATTCTTGATGTACTAAAATAGAAATTGCTGCGATACTTCCGCCTAGTGCAAGCGAACCGGTATCACCCATGAAGATTTTCGCTGGATTTTTATTAAATAGTAGAAATCCAAGCATACCGCCTACAATCGCAAAACAGAAAATCGCGACATCCATTTGTTCTTGGTAGAAAGCAATGATACCAAAAGCAGAAAAAGCAATGACAGAAAGACCAGAAACAAGTCCGTCTAAACCATCCGTCAAATTAACTGCATTGGAGAAACCAACCAACCAGAACAAGATAAAGATAACAAAGAACCAGCCAAGATCCACTTCTATATTCGTGAATGGAATATTAAGTGTTTCCGCAAAGCCGTTAAAATGATACACAAGATAGAATAAAATCGAAATCGCTACTTGACCTAAAAACTTCTGCTTCGAAGTAAGACCTAGATTACGTTTTTGAACTACTTTGATGTAGTCGTCCAGAAAACCTAATGCGCCAAATAATGCCAGCGCAATGAATAGCAGCCAAGTAGCCGCACTAACTTCACCACTGATGAATGAAAAGGCTAAAAAGCTGATGAGCATAGCGATAATGAATACAACAGCACCCATTGTCGGTGTTCCTGATTTCTTTTCATGCATTTTCGGACCTTCATCTCTAATACTTTGGCCGAATTTTAATTTCACCAAGAATGGTATAAATAGTGGGACACCTATCACCGTAATGATAAAAGCCACTGCAAATGTTGATACTAACATGTATAAAGACACAATAAATTCTCCCCAATCTGTTTATCAAAGCACTTCACTTCATATTTTATGCGAGTCCGAGTTTTTTTTCAATAGCTATTCGAGCTTCGACGCGATCATCGAAATCAATAACCTCGTCACCAATCAATTGATAATCTTCGTGACCTTTTCCAGCAATCAGAATAACATCCCCTATTTCGGCCTCGTTTACTGCAAAACGAATGGCGTCTCGGCGGTTCTCATAGACAACATAAGAATCGCTTTCTGGAACACCTTGAATCATATCTTCAATAATCGCATGCGGGTTTTCACTGCGCGGATTATCGGATGTAAAAATCGGATTTGTTGCGTAATCGACAGCAATTTTCGCCATTTGTGGACGTTTTCCTTTATCACGGTCACCGCCGCAACCAACCACGACAAAAACGCGTTTTTCCGCAAATTCATCAATTGTTTGTAAAACATTTAGCAAGCCGTCTGGTGTGTGGGCATAATCGACGATAACAGGGAAATCTTGCCCTGCATGTACGAGTTCGAAACGGCCTTTGACACCTGGTATAGTTTCCACGGTCGCAATCGCTTTTTCGATTGGAATATGTAATGCGAAACTAGTTGCAATTGCAGCTAACACATTATAAACACTGAAGTTACCAATCATTTTTATTTTCAATCCAAAATTACCAACTGGGGTTTCTAAATCAAACGAGGAACCATAGCTTGTAATTTTAATATTGCTTGCTTTAAAATCAGCTTGTTCTTTTATTCCGAAAGTGATGACGTGTGCGGCTGTCGCGGTTTGCATTCGTACACTTTCCGCGTCATCAGCATTAAGTACAGCAATTTTCGGATTACTTGTATGGTAGCTATTACCTAGTTGCGCAAACAGCAAACTTTTAGCATTTGCATATTCTTCCATTGTATGGTGATAATCTAGATGATCTTGAGATAAGTTCATAAAGACAGCGACATCGTAGTCGGAGCCGTAGACGCGACCTTGAACGAGTGCATGTGAGGAAACTTCCATCACAGCAGTGCTCACTCCGCTAAGTAGCATATCTCGAAATGTTTCTTGCAAAGTCAGGCTGTCCGGTGTGGTGTTTTTCGTTTCTAAAATTTGGTCGCCAATTTTGCGATACATTGTACCGATAAGACCTGTTTGCTCACCATTTTCACGAACGATTTGTTCTACTAAATGGCTTACGGTTGTTTTTCCGTTGGTTCCAGTAATTCCAACTAATTTTAATGCTTGGGTTGGTGAACCATAAAAATAATCAGCTAACATTGCCATGGCGCGTTTGGAATCTCTAACATATAACACAGGAATCGCAACGTCTACTGGTTTTTCTGCGATAATCGCTACCGCACCTAGTTCCACAGCGCGTGCCGCGAACTGATGTCCATCCACCAATTCCCCGTCTATACAAATAAACAATGTCCCAGGTTGTACTTTTCTACTATCTTGGGCGATTTGGCTAATTTCAATTGTTTCACTCGCCTCGCCAGTATACACCGGGATAGCTTGCATTAGTTCATTTAACTTCATTCTTGCCATCTCCTCAAACTTATTCTTTCTGTTAGTTTTGCTAAAACCAAAAAGAATCCTTTTCTATCTTAGCAAAAACAACAGCGTATAGCTACCACGACAAAAGACACAGATTGCATTTAAAGTTAGAAGTATGCCACTTTGTAAAGCTGACATACTTCTATCTTCCTATTATTAATTGAGCAAATCGCCGATACCGGCATTTTCTTGGATGTCAGTCGCTTTTTTATTTTGTTCAGCTGTATCTTGATCGTGATTTTGGTTAAAATCACCAATTTCTGCTGGCGGTGCGAGGGTTAGTTTCATTTTCGTTTCACTATTAATGACGCTACCCGCGGAAACGCTTTGTTCCTTCACATAACCACTTCCGCTAAACTCAAATGGAATTCCGGTTATTTCAGAAACTTTCAGCGCATCATCTTTAGACCAAGTCACCATATCTGGCGCAGTCATTTCGCCATCGGTCATTAAAATAACTTTTTGGCCTTGCATAATTGCGCTATTTGCTAGTGGAAGTTGTTGGACAATTTTTTTGCCGTTACCGACAACGATTGGTTCCAAGCCTTTATCTTGCACAGCTTTTTTAGCTTCTTCTACTGTTTTCTCTGCTAAAACTGGCACTTTTTCAGAAGCTAATTTTTCTACGTCGCCTGGTTTAATGTTCATATATTGTAGGCTGTTTTTCATTACAGGGTTAAATACTTCCGACACTGCTTCGCCACCTGTTTGACTACCAGACAATTCCGGTTGTTGCATCGTTACATAAATAACTAATTCCGGGTCATCCGCTGGGGCCATACCTAGGAAGGAGAAGATATAATTATCTGCGCCAGTCATGTATTTACCTGTTTTCGGATCTGGAATTTGCGATGTCCCGGTTTTACCCGCTACATCATATCCAGGAATGGCATATAATTTACCAGTACCATTTTGGCCACTAATAACATTTTTTAATTCGTTACGGGTTTTCTTGGCTGTTTCTGCACTGATGGGTTTACCAGCAATTTTTGTTTTAGTGTCTGTTTCTTCACCTGTATTCGGATCTTTGACACTTGAAACGACATAAGGTTCTTTCATTGTGCCGTCACTCGCGATTGCGGATGCTGCTTGAATCATTTGCATCATAGAAACGGTTGTCCCTTGCCCGAAAACAGTTGTTACTTTTTCGATTGGATAGTTATAAAGAATTTTACCGTTTGTTTCATTAGGTAAGGCAATTCCTGTTTTCTTTCCAAAGCCGAATTCATCTAAATAGGTTTTAAAAGTATCTGTTCCCATTTTGTTTAGAAGTTTGGCAAACGCTACGTTACTAGAGCGTTCTACCCCTTCACGGTACGTAATCGAGCCCCAACCATTTCCGTTATTATGGTCATGGATGGCAATATCGCCTACTTTATAAGAACCTGATTGATAATAATCATTGGGATTGTAAGTATTCGTATCAATCGCCGAAGCAAGGGAGATAATTTTCATTACCGATCCTGGCTCATAAGCGTACTCGACAGGTAAATCTTGCCAAATGCTAGAACTATTTCCAGTAATAGTAGACCGATCTGCTGGATTGAAAGAAGGACGTTGACTGATAGCTAAAATTTCACCGGTTTTTGGATTGGCTACAACTGCCATCATATTTTTCGGTTTATATTTTGCGTCTACAGTTGTCATCGTGTCTTCTAAAAAGGTTTGAATTTTTTTATCGAGCGTAAGGGTGATGTCTTTTCCGTCTTTTGCTTCTGTTACTTTATTTTTAGAATTA
It encodes:
- the murD gene encoding UDP-N-acetylmuramoyl-L-alanine--D-glutamate ligase, with amino-acid sequence MKKIEMYHHKKVLVLGLARSGVSAATIMHKLGAFVTVNDQKPFSENPEAQGLLEQGIKVICGSHPIELLDEGFELVVKNPGIPYNNPMIEKALKLKIPVITEVELAYQISEAPIVGITGTNGKTTTTTIIHHMLNAHKENSSLLAGNIGFPASAVAENATSDQYISMELSSFQLMGVETFKPHISVITNIYEAHLDYHTDRSEYVQAKWHIQKNQTADDFLVINWDQEELKNLTKQTKAQVIPFSTTQRLGQGSYVQNGNIMFNDEIIGARDNILLPGEHNLENVLASVAVAKTLSVSNEEIMRVLETFKGVEHRTQFVVEWQGRKFYNDSKATNILATQSALKGFKNPVVLLAGGLDRGNSFDELLPFFKNVKTLIVFGETADKIGRVGKIAGIDVHYVDNVEAAVPVAYRESAPGDIILLSPACASWDQYRTFEVRGNAYMEAISELIEEVEK
- a CDS encoding penicillin-binding protein — translated: MKRRIGNMRRGALVLFIFFTILFLLVSGRFLYLQITGEANGVPLAAKASKQHLKSSVLEAKRGSILDRKGEVLAEDTASYTIAAVVSDKLSKTTKNPMRVVDEEKTARVLAKYIPMDESDILDKLQEKGKYQVEFGSAGKKISTETKAAIDKEKLPGIEFTRQSERFYPNGTFATQLIGFAQQEEEKNTTVLEGKMGIESRYNDILTGKNGKVDYSTDRMGYILPNSKNKVTEAKDGKDITLTLDKKIQTFLEDTMTTVDAKYKPKNMMAVVANPKTGEILAISQRPSFNPADRSTITGNSSSIWQDLPVEYAYEPGSVMKIISLASAIDTNTYNPNDYYQSGSYKVGDIAIHDHNNGNGWGSITYREGVERSSNVAFAKLLNKMGTDTFKTYLDEFGFGKKTGIALPNETNGKILYNYPIEKVTTVFGQGTTVSMMQMIQAASAIASDGTMKEPYVVSSVKDPNTGEETDTKTKIAGKPISAETAKKTRNELKNVISGQNGTGKLYAIPGYDVAGKTGTSQIPDPKTGKYMTGADNYIFSFLGMAPADDPELVIYVTMQQPELSGSQTGGEAVSEVFNPVMKNSLQYMNIKPGDVEKLASEKVPVLAEKTVEEAKKAVQDKGLEPIVVGNGKKIVQQLPLANSAIMQGQKVILMTDGEMTAPDMVTWSKDDALKVSEITGIPFEFSGSGYVKEQSVSAGSVINSETKMKLTLAPPAEIGDFNQNHDQDTAEQNKKATDIQENAGIGDLLN
- a CDS encoding UDP-N-acetylmuramoyl-L-alanyl-D-glutamate--2,6-diaminopimelate ligase → MKLNELMQAIPVYTGEASETIEISQIAQDSRKVQPGTLFICIDGELVDGHQFAARAVELGAVAIIAEKPVDVAIPVLYVRDSKRAMAMLADYFYGSPTQALKLVGITGTNGKTTVSHLVEQIVRENGEQTGLIGTMYRKIGDQILETKNTTPDSLTLQETFRDMLLSGVSTAVMEVSSHALVQGRVYGSDYDVAVFMNLSQDHLDYHHTMEEYANAKSLLFAQLGNSYHTSNPKIAVLNADDAESVRMQTATAAHVITFGIKEQADFKASNIKITSYGSSFDLETPVGNFGLKIKMIGNFSVYNVLAAIATSFALHIPIEKAIATVETIPGVKGRFELVHAGQDFPVIVDYAHTPDGLLNVLQTIDEFAEKRVFVVVGCGGDRDKGKRPQMAKIAVDYATNPIFTSDNPRSENPHAIIEDMIQGVPESDSYVVYENRRDAIRFAVNEAEIGDVILIAGKGHEDYQLIGDEVIDFDDRVEARIAIEKKLGLA
- the mraY gene encoding phospho-N-acetylmuramoyl-pentapeptide-transferase yields the protein MSLYMLVSTFAVAFIITVIGVPLFIPFLVKLKFGQSIRDEGPKMHEKKSGTPTMGAVVFIIAMLISFLAFSFISGEVSAATWLLFIALALFGALGFLDDYIKVVQKRNLGLTSKQKFLGQVAISILFYLVYHFNGFAETLNIPFTNIEVDLGWFFVIFILFWLVGFSNAVNLTDGLDGLVSGLSVIAFSAFGIIAFYQEQMDVAIFCFAIVGGMLGFLLFNKNPAKIFMGDTGSLALGGSIAAISILVHQEWLLLLIGIIFVIETASVILQVFYFKATGGKRIFRMTPIHHHFELGGWSEWRVVLTFWGIGLIGAIISVCVVIF